The genomic interval GTTaaattgttatttcttttcttttctttttcttttttttttaaatatgtactttttttgaaaatctaaaaaatatcTACCATTCATTAATCAGTAgtagtaattaaaaaaatggtgTTGGATTGAACCATAAAGTTATCATCAATTTACTTTAATTGTCAGACAGTTAACTAAGTTTATAAAACAAACACAAACCCGTATTAGTTATCCATCCGTATATGATACCGTGGAGGCTTTTCCTTTGAAGCAATAATTCAAAAGCTTTTGCTAATATGTCTTTAGAGAAGCCAACAGTTTTTCAGATGCTTTAGCAACATTGGGGATGGAGAGACAGGACATGTTCTCGACTGTATGATAGGGGAGGAAGTtgcattcttaatctcatATGAATTAGTGTTTCAGTTCATATGTTCTGGTTGTATTGAGAAGGTGAGAGGTCCTAGTAAGGAGTCCATGTTGCTGTCAGTGTCTTGTATTTTTGTTGGTTATCTTATGTGTATGGAAGGGCAATGATTAAGAAAATGCTATGTTTAGAttaattttgttggttttgtgtttttttttcctcaaccAAATAGgatttatattatatcattGAAGAACTATACAGTGAGCCTAGTCATAAGCTGTGGGCAAACAGCTGCTTACATGAAAGATATCAAAATTACCGACAAAACATGCAGTTAACagaaaaacaaggaaaaacaGGTTTCACTGTACCGCCATtgacataaaagaaaaacagaacaaTATATGAAACTAAGCACAttgagagaaaacaaaaatccaCACCACATTTACCACCAAGCCGAGAAGTGTGATGATCTATCGACTCCATACCTTGCAAGAGAGTCAGCAAACGCGTTACCCTCCCAATACTCGTGTTGTAACGAAACCATGACAAGGGAGATACATAGCACGTCAATTTCATTGAATATATGCCTCTTGTCCCATGGTTTTTGGTCAACTTTTTCAATCCAAGTGAGTGCTATCTTTGAGTCCGATTCAATAATTATGGGAGATCCAACATATGAGGTGGTTGAAAAACATCTCAAGGCATGAAGAATGGTCATAAGTTCTGCATAATTTGAATCTTGGATGCCAAGAGGATCAAAGCAAACCGCTACCATAAAGCCCTATGAATCGCGGAGGACTTCTCCGTATCCTGTTGAGCCTAGTTTGCCTTTAGCCGAGCCATCAATATTAAATTTGTTGGTTTTGTTGTCTGTTGGGATTCTTAGGGACCCTGTAGTTTGCTGGGTTTTTTTCGGCAAAGTATTGTCCAGAGGTTCAAATTCATTTTGCCCCCAGGTGCTGCATAAAGACATCAAACATTCTATTTGTTGGATAAAACACTTAGACACCTTTAATTTTTAACCATAATTATACACagatttattagtttttaaaatgaacacatcctctcaaaattttaaactacATTAATGTCTACACAtgaaatgtctaaattttttttttcttttttcactctttccttttctttcaagTCGGGGACATTGACCAACCACTCTGCGGTTGGAGATTCAGTTGGACTCCCAAAAGAGCACCAGATCAGTGCTCCCCTGGTCGGGAGAGCACCAGATCGTGTTCCCCAAGCCAAGGGAGCATCGAGTGCTGCCTAGGCTTAGGAGCACTAGATTTGGTGCTCCCGTGGCCTAGGGAACACTTGGCTCCCTTAGCTTGGAGAGCACCAACACCAGCCATGGGAGCACCAACTCGATGCTCCTCTGCCCTGGGGAGCACTCAACTCCCTTGCCTTGAGGAGCACTGCCGAGTGCTCCTCAGGCTACAGGAGCGTGGTCAAAAAGTGGCCGATCGACAATGACAGTGTCGCCGGTCAACcgtttgagagaaaaaaataagaaagaaatgatttttttaataaaaaaatttaaaaataaaaattataaattaaatattatgtaatttttaaaattaataaatgataaaactaTCTAAAATATATTGCCACATTAACAAATTAACGGAAATATCAACGAAATCTTAACAGTTGGACTTATATGtttaatgaaaagtaatttttaaaacgGACGATTTATTTTTCGTACTAATTAACTTATGtgaaattttctaaatatttaaaaagtgTCGGTTATTAGTCAATGGCCCTTTAATGAATTacaacctttcaaaaaaaaaaaaatttctgcAAGCTTAATTCGTGTGGTATGAATGAATCCTTATATATTTTGCTCCTATGCTTTAAAAGTACAGAAGAATAACACCCTCTGAAGCCAACTTCCGTCCACTCTCTCCGATTGGTTGTTGATAAATACCGACACCACCTTCCAAAGTTCATTTGTTGTTGTAGAATGCAAGCACGTTCTGTAATGGGTGATGATTTGCAAATGAGAAATGGTAGGTGGCTTTTGTTCAAACCTGGTGGAAGCAACATGCAACATGCCACATCTGTCCTTTCTTCTCTTGTTTTCATCAATATCTCTCAAACGATGTTAACTTACGTTCTTCTTCTTATTTGGCTCAAAAACATAACCATTGGCTTCAAACTCCAATATGTTTTGCCTTCCGTTAGTAAGACTGACTTGTACTTGCTCAATGACTTAGGGCAAAGAGCCGTAGATGGCAAAGACCTTGCTTTTGGGAGTATTAGAAAggtaaatattttgaaatatctTTTACTGCAAGTGGAGCTAGAATAGTGTGAGTTAAAATTGTATCAAATAGATAATATAATGGTAAGCTAAGTATCTATCACATAGAGAATCaatctaaattttaattaaattctaattCGGTAAAAAGCAAATCAAACATGCCTGAGATTACAATATCTCTCACAGTTCATTTAAATCTTAACTTTATTTCTTAATGGgttaaattgctaacctagagtcttcaattatttataaaggtctctcgactcatcttataaaaatatctatttcaaccaaaacactatattcttatatgaattgaaattaaaatagattcattaagttcaaacTCTAATTCTAGCTTACATATGGCATATAAGTATATCCTAATCTTGTacataaatcaattaatatgatcatatgctgtTCCAATTTTAatctactctaaactccctttcccaagtttgtttaggttcttaaatcaatttaattggtggcaaGCAATTCAAAGCATtgagaacaaattggaataaataattcaattctattgcaaataagtaaaaaggaaattaaaaatttagattacatgtgagtttaATTGCAAtactaaaaaaatgatttagttcacaatatttaataaaaacttcatccaaagaaatttatctattaatttaagtaaaaaaaaaatacaatagtagagagagaaaactaatagttaAAGCTATGTGATCTTGATTCTCTTTTAAATTCTCTtactttcttgctttgttttgaGCTTTTTTTCTCCAAGAAAATTGTTTGCTGTCTCTTCCTAGGAACCTTTGAAAAAGGCCCCTTAAATAGCCTGCAAAAGCCCTAAGTTTCAAAATCCCATAAGatgtttatttttgaaaaattcattGAGAGTTGAGGCCTTCAAAGGTTTTGTGTTGCAATCTGGCCTAAAAGTCTTTTTAGTGCCACAGTGTTAGCTTCTTGATGATTTTTCTCTGTGATCCTTTTAGAACTGgacaaagtggtaaacataaagtttgtatccctttctcttagctttctaaggGTCTAAGAATTAcctcatttggagttttgtagagagagagttatggtcaaaataccgtaatatattcaaaaaattctGCACTTAATCATCCTTGCTCGATTTACTTTCATAAAGTTTTATGCACTTGCACACCTTCAAAACAAGGACTAAATCAgtaattgatcaaattaaGACTTTTAACATAAATATGAACTacaattactaaaattaaaatattcgaACATGTAtttaacttaataaaaaaacataaaacttaCTTAAAAATACAAGGACTTAgctattttaataattaaaatgtgacaaaataaatgtatatcatagagttatcaaatAGATATGATTACgtttttcaataataaagaAACTATTTCACTTTATGTATATAGACAAGTAGTCAATAACTTTACTTCATCTATAGTCTTGATCTAGAacataaatctcattttaatcATGAAAATATTTCGCCCTCTCACTTTTTTCCATTATATAAGAGTCTGTTCTTGCAATCCATAAATAACTAAAGTAGAGAGGTAGAGGACTTCAGGAAGCCATTATATGGAAACAAGCATAGGAAAGAGAGAACCCATGaccgaaaatgagattaagcCATTTCTTGGAAACGGCTTTGAATGTAAGCAGAGATTCAATTGGTAGTCGTtcgaaaatttcaattactaGATTGTCATTGTTCAAAACCTTCTCAACAGAAGTCTAGTGGTTCTTAGAGCTCGTTTCTTGGTCCTCTGCGGAGCGAAATGTGCTTTCAGGACAATGAACATTTTGAACAGGAAGAAAGGGGCAGCAGCACTTAAAGTACATTTAAATTAGCATTAACTACTAATTTTATCCACTTAACCTTCAATATTTGTAACAATGACTATGCGACTCAAATTAGTATATCTTGgcctaaattaaataaattcttttttgaaCTCTCATCACATGTAATATGAAAAATGACAACAAAGATGGACATGGATCATTAATGTAATAAGTTTTCTATTAGTCAAAAAAActgcttaattaatttatggaCATGCTACCATGGAGAGAGATGACTATTAATTTATCACATTGAAGACGGAATATGCTGCTGAATTATAAGACAATAGCCAAACCCCACAAACTAATTACTTTAAAACTGAAATCTTGCTATGGCTGCGAGgaatttgtttccttttttcttttatttattaatttgctTCTTTTGGTACATTGCAAGAATTTggtttttaataatattggTAGATACTAAAAGAGATAATGAAAGGTAGTGCATTTTTGCCAAGGAaacatgtatatatttttaattcaaaatttaatataaaaaatatatactattatatataaataattaagatgataactTAAACCAATTAATGCAGGCAAAGCTTTGCAAGCCTGGAATGGAATAAACCATAAGAATAACCGTAATCATACTTGATACGCTTTGGATTGTCCTTTTTTaaggaaataaataaaagaaccATGTGAAGTAGTAGAGCAATAAATTAGTCGCCACATTTCGTTATATGTATCTATTTGATATGCtttggatttttcttgttaaagTAATAGGCCATGGATCTTGTTCAACCATTTTGAAAGGCTATATAAACTTCATTTTGGGTTGCCTAATTATATGCAGTACAAGGTTGAAGCAAAGGGATTTATTACAGCGATGGAAGTCCAAATTATCTCGAGAGAGACCATCAAACCTTTTTCGCCAACTCCAGACCACCTGAGAACCCATAAGCTTAGTCTTTTAGATCAGCTAGCCCCTCCTGTTTACCTCCCCATAATTCTCTTTTACTCGGCTACAGACGAAAATGATCCTAGAAATTATAATATTTCTGATTACCTCAAAAAGTCCCTTTCCAAAGCCTTAACCCACTTTTATCCATTTGCTGGTAGGATCAAGGATGACTTAACCGTGGATTGTAATGATGGTGGTGCCACTTTTGTTGAAGCTCAGGTGGCCTGTGACATGTCGTTTGTGCTAGAAGAGCCAGAGATTGAAGTACAACAGCTATTACCGTGTgctccattcgagcattcaCCTCAAACCCAATCAAGTACTGATCAGGTAATACCGCTTGCTGTCCAGGTCAATTATTTTGCTTGTGGCGGTATGGCCATTGGTGTTTGTATTAGTCACGTTATAGCTGATGCATCAGCTGCAGCCCACTTTCTAAAAGGCTGGGCTGCACTTGCTCGTGGAGCTGATAACATTGAAGGTGTGATTTATGATTCTAGCTCTCTCTTCCCTGCACGAGATTTATCAATATTTCGGAAGTACATAGGAAGGGTTGTGGACGAGAATAATAAAGTGGAATCACCTGAAGATAAGGTTGTTACAAAGCGACTTTTGTTTAATGGCTCTAAAATTACTGCTCTAAGAAATGAAATGGGCGATGGACTGAACTTGTATCGTCCAACCCGTGTTGAGGCTGTGACTGCGGTTGTTTGGGAAGCCCTTATAAATGCAACGGCTGAAAATGAGGGAAGTGGGACTTCGCCAATACTTGCGGTATCTAATGCTATGAATTTCAGAAAGAGAATGAATCCCCCACTCCCACAGCAATGCATCGGTAATGTTAGCTTCTCTAAATTGGTAAGTTCACTGAACGTGAAGATAAAAAATCGTAGCAATCTGGCAAAAATAATTCATGAGTCTATAAAAGAGACGGATGATGAATATATAAGGAAGACGTTCACAAGTGGTGAATGCCTTAATTTAATGGAGAAACTATGCgagaaatttgaaaagaattcaaagCTAGGGATGTTCATGTTCAGTAGTTGGTGTAGATTTCCATTTTATGAAGTTGATTTTGGATGGGGAAAGCCCATATGGTTCGAATGTACTTTGAGGGCTAACAGAGTTGGCTTTTTTGTGGATACAAGTGATGGCGAAGGAATAGAAGCATGGATAACATTGAGGAAAGAAGAAATGGCCAAACTTGAAAAAGAACCTGGCATCCTTGCTTATGCTACTTTCAAACCAAGCATATGAAGAAATTGTTCACTTCTCCTCATTTAGGAAATAAATGCTACAATAACGTCCTTTCTCTTAAAGTTGCATCAATACTTTAAGCTGGTCCTTGCATGTTTGAGAAGTCAGATAATGTTTGCCTGCTACAATAATTGTGTTCCTTAACTACAATGTTACACTCATTTGTAATAAATTTATCTGTTTCCAGGATGTGTTTTcaatttgtttatttctttttttttatttgatgcaGCAAAAATGTAAATGAAGCGTGATATATTCCCtgtttatcaaaaaaatataaaatctctTTGTAAGATCTAATAATTGAAGACCTTCTCTCTTTTGATTTTCTTCATAATTTGCTTCTTTTGATACATTGCAagaatttggtaatttttagTAATATCGGTAGATTCTAAGAGAGATAATGAAAGGTAGTGCATATCTACAAAGTATCTTTGGTTgggataagaaaaaaaaatattttaaattcaaaattgaagtataaaaaatatatacgatatattatatattaaggatttatatttgatatactGATAGTGTATAATTTCTTTATAGTCACCAAAATATACATCATTAATGAGGTAAAATTAAAGCTgaaatttaaagttaaatattaaaaagtttCTTTAAAAATACACATAAGATaaaactaaatattaataattttttttatctctctccaactcaatcattttctcttctttttcttcttccattaagAGCAAATTTGAGAAACTTATTGTGTAACTTTAATAGTGAAAAAGCTTAGGAAAGTCTTAGCTCGAGTTAATGGACGTGGGTTATGAAAGTCTGGGATTCTGGTTTTCATTTGGGACTTTGATTGTCAATGTTTTTGCTGCTGGTGTAATGGCAGCACTCTCCACAGTGAAAAGGCTGGTaagattttattgaatggaTTCGAATTTTTCTACGCAAGAATCACAAGGCAGCAAGACATATATACTGTTCAATGACAGTAAAAGGCAACAACCGAAGGTAAATCATAGGAAATATAAATGGGAATCGCATAAGTTAAACTCAATAGcatacaaagaaaattatatttacGCTTGCAACAAAACTTGCCTGTCAATTCAATTGCCCAAAAGTCCTTTGAACAAGATTTAATGCTAAACTTTAGTTGGGGAAAGTAACAAACAAGtaaattcttcaaaattttgttaatgtatcaaaaataaatcctgataaaataagaatcaattttttatcacATTGTAACCCTAAACTCAATGAAaaaatcacttaaaaatatctgtaatatatataaaagtaagataACTGATTGGGTCAATTGGTTGACACTTGTCATTCTCAATTGAATTAGTTTTTTTTGCACACCTTATGTCATCAAAATTAAGTTGGTTTTTTAcatttgaagggttttttttattatttattttaataaaaaacacgtgaaaataataatttttaacttttaatgctTAGAGgataaattgatttaatattcatcaattgcaatttaatattttttttctatatccTCTTATTCTACATGAATTTGAATCCACAGTATTTATACATCTCTTTTATAtatgaatgtttaaatttcaataaatatccATCCAAttcattgaacaaaataaaaaaattaaaaaagtctACCCATTTCTCAATATACATAGCACACATTAatcattgaataaataaatcaactgAATTTGACAactttaatcattcattttatatataaaaaacagATACTACTAGAAATTAGtaactattttatattgataagatctttatattatattgttgccttatattttataactttttatctTAATCTGTCAATAGTATAGGTTATATAttctttcatttcttaatattttattatatatctaACAATTTTTGATAGAATTATTGTCTTCTTTGAATAAGtattgttttataatcatatatgtaAGTACTAGTTTTCAGTAATTGTAATCATAGTAAATAACTATCTTCAATTAATActagtttattttttcctcTACTAGTAAGAACCATACATTCGTGCAGTTTAATAATACAATATAGCACAACAACAGaaaccaaagaaatggaaacaaaTGTATATGGCAAAAGGAAGAGCAAAAAATCACTATAGTTAGATATATCTAATAGTTATGTAACAGTTTATATTCTTTTAACATTTAGCTAAGTACGAGCCCTGCATCTAGAAAGTTGATATacatcatcaaacaaaaataaaaacctcCAAATTACAAATGttattcattttgtttgaacaatatattattaatggaaaaaaattattggatGTTTAACAAGATTGGTACCTTCTTTGGTTAAGTATTGTTTTAAAACCATATATTTAGAATTGAAACAAAGCAAATAactatatttaattaataccaatttatctttttctttattagcAAAAACCATACATTCATGTAGTTGACTAATACAATATAACTTTCCCTACAACTCTTTTGAATGTACCAAATTGAAATCCACTTTAATATAATCTATATTTCTTGTGATCTTTTTCGTA from Theobroma cacao cultivar B97-61/B2 chromosome 5, Criollo_cocoa_genome_V2, whole genome shotgun sequence carries:
- the LOC108662026 gene encoding vinorine synthase-like, which produces MEVQIISRETIKPFSPTPDHLRTHKLSLLDQLAPPVYLPIILFYSATDENDPRNYNISDYLKKSLSKALTHFYPFAGRIKDDLTVDCNDGGATFVEAQVACDMSFVLEEPEIEVQQLLPCAPFEHSPQTQSSTDQVIPLAVQVNYFACGGMAIGVCISHVIADASAAAHFLKGWAALARGADNIEGVIYDSSSLFPARDLSIFRKYIGRVVDENNKVESPEDKVVTKRLLFNGSKITALRNEMGDGLNLYRPTRVEAVTAVVWEALINATAENEGSGTSPILAVSNAMNFRKRMNPPLPQQCIGNVSFSKLVSSLNVKIKNRSNLAKIIHESIKETDDEYIRKTFTSGECLNLMEKLCEKFEKNSKLGMFMFSSWCRFPFYEVDFGWGKPIWFECTLRANRVGFFVDTSDGEGIEAWITLRKEEMAKLEKEPGILAYATFKPSI